One stretch of candidate division TA06 bacterium DNA includes these proteins:
- a CDS encoding LPS-assembly protein LptD yields the protein MGYWPLFLFLAAFSLTAVPEPLCGQISAPPAETGAADSLPGVSDVSAWPDSSKSKKDSNIKTVSNEWDLANDDTTKTAIRYLADKIDYRLDLSLINLTGKAEVRYKEIKVTGDSISLDTKNQMLTVDKSPVLYDGKEPIRGDRMVYDFKTRLGWIYNGNTDFNKGRYWGRRVRQVDDRVLNIDYGRYTTCDCDTPHFYFWSRQMKIYLNDKIVAQPVLLCFKGIPVLAIPFWFFPMRKERHSGFLMPRFGSNNYEGAFVKNLAYYQVFNDRSDATASADFLENIGWRGNFEARYMMPPRFTSTLNFSYQNDRNTGYQRWSLNGLYSQVLGKRTYLNGNANFVSDRNYYTDFSENRAVRMDRNLHSYLAVNTPLSNIASLTGAVDHDNNLETETKSSRLPEVTVSLYRKDIIKGLLGFSGTSHFLATDKRDTLMTEKHQGWENNINLDATFNVLRWINLNPNAKVSGTWYDRDTSQNRNSLRWLYGGGIGASTTIYGLLEFGNRKLKALRHVVKPQASFSYTPKIDQGRFYGFLGSGQSESRNMGYRLEQQFQAKIKKDTTERKIDLLIIYSNTSYNFLATGEKWSELSSDVQLLPNLSPLNCRFSWVYNFYQKRNQSARLDMSYGISGKWLGWLEPKDSALVLADSTDSIAAGMQTDTLTKAAVLPADTLSADSLTIQGSDSLGAKPDTTAIPVPKPAKGLPWSINFGFGQNWLKNMGVTGSDLNGSVNFNLTRNWNVSYHRYYNIKTGEMITQDYSLFRDLHCWEARFSSSKSRDNWSYAFIIRLKAIPEVKVETKSGRVVGYQ from the coding sequence TTGGGGTACTGGCCGCTGTTTTTGTTTTTGGCAGCCTTCAGTCTGACGGCCGTTCCGGAGCCGCTGTGTGGCCAGATATCAGCGCCGCCGGCGGAAACAGGGGCCGCCGATTCGCTGCCGGGGGTATCAGATGTTTCTGCCTGGCCTGATTCTTCAAAATCCAAGAAAGACAGCAACATCAAAACTGTTTCCAACGAATGGGACCTGGCCAATGACGACACCACCAAAACCGCCATTCGTTATCTGGCAGACAAGATAGACTACCGGCTGGACCTGAGCCTGATCAACCTGACCGGAAAGGCCGAGGTGCGATACAAGGAGATAAAAGTTACCGGGGACAGCATCAGCCTGGACACCAAGAACCAGATGCTGACCGTGGACAAAAGTCCGGTGCTGTACGACGGCAAGGAGCCCATCAGGGGCGACCGGATGGTCTATGATTTCAAGACCCGGCTGGGCTGGATATACAACGGCAACACCGATTTCAACAAGGGCCGCTACTGGGGGCGCCGGGTCCGTCAGGTGGACGACCGGGTGCTTAACATCGACTACGGCCGCTACACCACCTGTGACTGCGATACACCGCACTTTTACTTCTGGTCGCGGCAGATGAAGATCTATCTTAATGACAAGATCGTGGCCCAGCCGGTGCTCTTATGCTTCAAAGGGATCCCGGTGCTGGCCATCCCCTTCTGGTTCTTTCCCATGCGCAAGGAAAGGCATTCCGGCTTTTTGATGCCCCGGTTCGGCAGCAACAACTACGAGGGGGCATTCGTCAAGAACCTGGCCTATTATCAGGTGTTCAACGACCGATCTGACGCCACAGCTTCGGCTGACTTCCTGGAAAACATCGGTTGGCGGGGAAATTTTGAGGCCCGCTACATGATGCCGCCCAGGTTTACTTCCACTTTGAATTTTTCCTACCAGAATGACCGGAACACAGGCTACCAGCGCTGGAGCCTGAACGGATTATACAGCCAGGTGCTGGGCAAGAGGACCTATCTCAACGGCAACGCCAATTTCGTCAGCGACCGCAACTATTACACCGATTTTTCTGAAAACCGCGCCGTCCGGATGGACCGCAACCTGCATTCCTACCTGGCAGTCAACACCCCCTTGTCCAACATCGCCAGCCTGACCGGGGCGGTGGACCACGACAACAACCTGGAAACTGAGACCAAAAGCAGCCGATTGCCGGAAGTCACCGTCAGCCTTTACCGCAAGGATATCATCAAGGGCTTGCTGGGATTCTCAGGAACCTCCCACTTTCTGGCTACGGACAAGAGGGATACGCTGATGACCGAAAAACACCAAGGCTGGGAGAATAACATCAATTTGGATGCCACCTTCAATGTTTTACGCTGGATAAACCTGAACCCCAACGCAAAAGTATCCGGCACCTGGTATGATCGTGACACCAGCCAGAACCGCAACTCCCTGCGCTGGCTTTACGGCGGCGGAATAGGCGCCAGTACCACCATTTACGGCCTGCTGGAATTCGGGAACCGCAAGCTCAAGGCTCTGCGTCATGTGGTAAAACCCCAGGCCTCATTTTCCTACACCCCCAAGATAGACCAGGGCAGGTTCTATGGCTTTTTGGGCAGTGGACAGAGTGAAAGCAGAAACATGGGTTATAGACTGGAACAGCAGTTCCAAGCCAAGATTAAAAAAGACACCACGGAACGGAAGATAGACCTGCTGATCATATACTCGAACACCAGTTATAATTTCCTGGCTACAGGTGAAAAGTGGAGCGAACTTTCCAGCGATGTTCAATTATTGCCCAATCTAAGCCCATTGAATTGCCGGTTTTCCTGGGTTTACAACTTTTATCAGAAGAGGAACCAATCCGCCAGGTTGGACATGAGTTACGGTATTTCCGGCAAATGGCTGGGCTGGCTGGAGCCCAAGGACTCGGCCCTGGTTTTAGCAGATTCAACGGATTCCATCGCCGCCGGAATGCAAACCGATACTTTGACCAAAGCTGCCGTCTTACCGGCTGATACCCTGTCTGCTGACAGTCTGACAATACAAGGCAGCGACAGTTTGGGGGCTAAGCCGGATACCACCGCCATCCCAGTCCCGAAACCAGCCAAGGGACTGCCCTGGTCAATCAATTTTGGTTTCGGCCAGAACTGGCTTAAAAACATGGGGGTTACCGGTTCTGACTTGAACGGTTCGGTCAATTTCAACCTGACCAGGAACTGGAACGTCAGTTACCACCGTTACTATAACATAAAAACCGGGGAGATGATCACCCAGGACTATTCATTGTTCCGGGATCTGCATTGCTGGGAGGCCAGGTTTTCCAGCAGCAAGAGCCGGGATAACTGGTCCTACGCCTTCATCATCAGGTTGAAGGCCATACCCGAGGTCAAGGTGGAGACCAAGTCGGGCCGAGTGGTGGGGTACCAATAA
- a CDS encoding M23 family metallopeptidase, translating to MAIKDKTYLTLIIVPHQSGRTVTLRLPTWAAKTLAVLAVFILLGLALVTTGYVNKVVDVSMLQTLKLENRILRDKVSEFGKTLAGLQGQINDFVSFDSKVRMMTGLSPIDPDVRRVGVGGLAPAPLPEGITPGTAASLQTVQQDLEKLDREARLQLESFEAIVSALSEKQEMWNHLPSIQPTPGWIISTFGVRRDPLVGELRMHEGIDISGPDGTIIAAPAAGSVKFVGYRNNYGLCLELDHGYGISTRYAHCSLIKVSVGQNVSRGQVVALVGQTGRVTGPHLHYEVMVNGQPKDPGSYILAARMF from the coding sequence ATGGCCATCAAGGACAAGACATATTTAACCCTGATAATAGTACCGCATCAAAGCGGCCGGACCGTCACTTTAAGGCTGCCCACCTGGGCCGCCAAGACACTGGCTGTTTTAGCCGTTTTCATCCTATTGGGCCTGGCGCTAGTGACCACCGGCTATGTCAACAAAGTAGTAGACGTCTCTATGCTGCAGACCCTGAAACTGGAGAACCGGATACTGCGTGATAAGGTTTCTGAATTCGGAAAAACCCTGGCCGGACTGCAGGGCCAGATCAATGATTTCGTCAGCTTCGATTCCAAGGTTCGGATGATGACAGGTCTGTCTCCCATTGACCCGGATGTCCGGAGGGTGGGTGTGGGCGGTTTGGCTCCGGCTCCATTGCCCGAGGGGATCACCCCCGGCACCGCCGCCAGCCTGCAGACAGTACAGCAGGACCTGGAGAAGCTGGACCGGGAAGCCCGCCTGCAGCTGGAAAGTTTTGAGGCCATTGTTTCCGCCTTAAGCGAAAAACAGGAGATGTGGAACCACCTTCCCTCGATCCAGCCTACTCCGGGATGGATCATCAGCACCTTCGGCGTGCGGCGCGATCCGCTGGTGGGCGAGCTGCGGATGCACGAGGGGATAGACATCTCCGGTCCAGACGGAACCATCATTGCGGCCCCGGCCGCCGGGTCGGTCAAGTTCGTGGGCTACCGCAACAACTACGGCCTTTGTCTGGAACTGGACCACGGATACGGGATATCCACCAGGTATGCCCACTGCTCACTCATCAAAGTATCGGTGGGGCAGAATGTGAGCCGGGGCCAGGTAGTGGCTCTGGTGGGCCAGACCGGCCGGGTGACCGGGCCCCATCTGCATTACGAAGTGATGGTCAACGGACAGCCCAAAGATCCCGGCAGCTATATCCTGGCCGCCCGGATGTTTTGA
- a CDS encoding CapA family protein, translating into MRALKTFILLTFTIFLPAWAQRDSGTVSILAVGDVMTGGSMAPWANDSGPDYPFANTGSLIRQADIAVCNLEAPYGTKGKAFNKKFTFLVPPRLAAGIKEAGFDVVALANNHMMDYGPEPLKATMVLLDSLGIAHSGAGMTLAEARKPAIVERNGIKVAFLSYSRVHPTQFWATAKRAGTAPAYENQIKEDIQSSQELADIVVVSFHWGAELMDTAKLYQRTLAHFCIDNGADLVLGHHPHILQGLELYKGKLIAYSLGNFAFGSRSRKCTESVILKTNFYPTGLKRIELIPLCVDNNKVFFKPTPLKGPEGLAVLSNLSRLSRDLGFEFVPSDSTAVVEF; encoded by the coding sequence ATGCGAGCATTAAAAACATTCATTCTTCTAACTTTCACCATATTCTTACCGGCATGGGCGCAGAGAGATTCTGGAACTGTTTCAATTTTGGCGGTGGGTGATGTGATGACCGGCGGGAGCATGGCGCCCTGGGCCAACGATAGCGGGCCGGATTATCCCTTCGCCAACACCGGTTCCCTGATCCGCCAGGCAGACATCGCCGTCTGCAACCTGGAGGCGCCCTACGGCACCAAGGGAAAAGCTTTTAACAAGAAGTTCACCTTCCTGGTCCCGCCCCGGCTGGCCGCCGGCATAAAGGAAGCCGGTTTTGACGTGGTGGCCCTGGCCAACAACCATATGATGGACTATGGCCCGGAGCCGCTTAAAGCCACCATGGTCTTGTTGGATTCATTAGGCATAGCTCATAGCGGCGCGGGGATGACACTGGCCGAGGCTCGGAAACCCGCCATTGTGGAAAGAAACGGGATCAAAGTGGCTTTTCTTTCCTATTCCCGGGTGCACCCCACCCAGTTTTGGGCTACAGCCAAGAGGGCCGGGACCGCTCCGGCTTATGAGAACCAGATAAAAGAGGACATCCAAAGTTCCCAGGAACTGGCGGACATCGTTGTCGTTTCCTTTCACTGGGGGGCGGAGTTGATGGACACAGCCAAGCTTTACCAAAGGACCCTGGCGCATTTTTGCATCGATAACGGGGCGGACCTGGTGCTGGGGCACCATCCCCATATCCTGCAGGGGCTGGAGCTATACAAGGGAAAGCTGATCGCCTACAGCTTGGGGAATTTCGCCTTTGGTTCCCGCAGCCGGAAATGCACCGAGAGCGTGATCTTGAAAACAAACTTTTATCCCACCGGCCTGAAACGGATTGAGCTAATACCCTTGTGCGTGGACAACAATAAAGTGTTCTTTAAACCCACGCCGTTGAAGGGGCCGGAAGGATTGGCCGTGCTGTCAAACCTGTCCCGGCTTTCCAGGGATCTGGGGTTTGAGTTTGTGCCCAGTGACAGCACTGCAGTGGTGGAGTTCTAA
- a CDS encoding 4Fe-4S binding protein — translation MKYLKTSPAKCKGVRACEKICSKTFFKTEDPAKSAIQVKEADGKFEINVCNQCGECMPVCPVVALKRNKQGVVMLDKKLCVGCLMCVGYCPTLSMRTHPELREPFKCVACGACVKACPEKALEIAEK, via the coding sequence ATGAAGTATCTCAAGACCAGTCCGGCCAAATGCAAAGGGGTGCGGGCCTGCGAGAAGATATGCTCCAAGACCTTCTTCAAGACCGAGGATCCCGCCAAGTCGGCCATCCAGGTCAAGGAAGCGGACGGAAAGTTCGAGATCAATGTCTGCAACCAGTGCGGGGAGTGCATGCCGGTCTGCCCGGTGGTGGCCCTCAAGCGCAACAAGCAAGGGGTGGTGATGCTGGATAAAAAGCTTTGCGTGGGCTGCCTGATGTGTGTGGGCTACTGCCCCACCCTTTCTATGCGCACCCATCCCGAGCTGAGGGAGCCCTTCAAGTGCGTGGCCTGCGGGGCCTGTGTCAAGGCCTGCCCCGAGAAGGCGCTGGAGATAGCGGAGAAATAA